A section of the Saccopteryx leptura isolate mSacLep1 chromosome 4, mSacLep1_pri_phased_curated, whole genome shotgun sequence genome encodes:
- the STOX2 gene encoding storkhead-box protein 2 isoform X2 — protein sequence MKKTRSTTLRRAWPSSDFSDRASDRVRSRSEKDYRLHKRFPAAFAPQASRGYMTSGDVSPISMSPISQSQFIPLGEILCLAISAMNSARKPVTQEALMEHLTTCFPGVPTPSQEILRHTLNTLVRERKIYPTPDGYFIVTPQTYFITPSLIRTNSKWYHLDERIPDRSQCTSPQPGTITPSASGCVRERTLPRNHCDSCHCCREDAHSLHASTLQRKPAKDCKDPYCPPSLCQVPPTEKSKSTVNFSYKTETLSKPTKDGEKQSKKFGLKLFRLSFKKDKTKQLANFSAQFPPEEWPLRDEDTPTTIPREVEMEIIRRINPDLTVENVMRHTALMKKLEEEKAHRSKAGSSAHHSGRSKKSRTHRKSHGKSRSHSKTRVSKGDPSDGSHLEVPGDREYDFCDPLTRAPREGCFIIEHKGENFIMHSNASVLEPHFPMTPEWDVSGELAKRRTEMPFPEPSRGSSHSKVHRSHSHTQDRRSRNERSNKAKERSRSMDNSKGPLGASSLGTPDDLAEGCSQDDPTPIQSYIDDSTLRPAQATGHPRAHILSTSYKEVCIPEIVGGGKEPSSACGLLEPGKPPESVPSYGELNSCPAKAAADDYFQCNTSGETVLTAPSPLGKNKEDHDTLTLAEGVKKLPLSDRQTPLSSREPVGHKEESPKGPGGGPAASGSAADGVANGRLIQHHSAEPSSLDKRKEIFSKDTLFKPLHSTLSVNSYHKSSLSLLKSHPKTPVDILPSRCEKLEPSLGTSAAQVLPALQRQQESGGNQEASFDYYNVSDDDDSEEGANKNTEEEKNRDDVGTMQWLLEREKERDLQRKFEKNLTLLAPKETDSSSHQRTTHSARLDSMDSSSITVDSGFNSPRTRESLASNTSSIVESNRRQNPTLSPAHGGAGPAFNFRASTDPPTSEAEKLQKPSNCLQASVTSV from the exons GTGATGTATCACCAATCAGTATGTCTCCCATCAGTCAGTCTCAGTTCATTCCACTCGGGGAAATCCTCTGCTTGGCCATCTCCGCAATGAACTCGGCACGAAAACCTGTCACCCAAGAAGCCCTGATGGAGCACCTGACCACGTGTTTCCCAG gtgtccccacccccagccaagaGATCCTGCGGCACACGCTGAACACGCTGGTGCGGGAGAGGAAGATCTACCCGACCCCGGACGGCTATTTCATCGTGACCCCCCAGACGTACTTCATAACGCCTTCCCTCATAAGAACTAACAGCAAATGGTACCATTTGGATGAGCGGATACCTGACCGGTCTCAGTGCACCTCCCCGCAGCCCGGCACCATAACGCCCTCCGCCTCGGGCTGCGTCAGGGAGAGGACCTTGCCCCGGAACCACTGCGACTCTTGCCACTGCTGCAGGGAAGACGCGCACAGCTTGCACGCCTCCACCCTGCAGAGGAAGCCCGCCAAGGACTGCAAAGACCCCTACTGCCCCCCGTCCCTCTGCCAGGTGCCGCCCACCGAAAAGAGCAAAAGTACCGTCAACTTTTCTTACAAGACAGAAACTCTCTCGAAACCGACCAAGGACGGCGAGAAGCAGTCCAAGAAGTTTGGGCTCAAGCTCTTCCGGCTCAGTTTCAAAAAGGACAAGACCAAGCAGCTCGCCAATTTCTCCGCCCAGTTCCCCCCCGAGGAGTGGCCGCTGCGGGACGAGGACACGCCCACGACCATCCCGcgggaggtggagatggagatcATCCGGCGGATCAACCCGGACCTGACCGTGGAGAACGTCATGCGGCACACGGCGCTCATGAAGAAGCTCGAGGAGGAGAAGGCGCATCGGAGCAAAGCGGGGTCCTCTGCCCACCACAGCGGGAGGAGTAAAAAGAGCAGGACGCATCGGAAGTCCCACGGGAAGTCTCGGTCCCACAGCAAGACGCGCGTCTCCAAGGGAGACCCGTCCGACGGTTCGCATCTGGAAGTCCCGGGTGACAGGGAGTATGACTTTTGCGACCCTCTGACGAGGGCCCCCAGGGAGGGCTGCTTCATCATCGAGCACAAAGGGGAGAACTTCATTATGCACAGCAACGCCAGCGTGCTCGAGCCCCATTTCCCCATGACGCCGGAGTGGGATGTGTCCGGGGAGCTGGCCAAAAGGAGAACTGAGATGCCTTTTCCTGAACCTTCCCGCGGGAGCTCCCACTCAAAAGTGCACCGAAGCCACAGCCATACCCAGGACCGACGGTCCAGGAACGAGAGGTCCAACAAAGCCAAGGAGAGGTCCAGGTCCATGGACAACTCCAAAGGCCCGCTGGGCGCGTCCTCTCTGGGGACGCCTGATGACCTGGCCGAAGGCTGCAGCCAGGACGACCCGACTCCCATCCAGTCCTACATCGACGACAGCACGCTAAGGCCCGCACAGGCCACGGGTCATCCAAGGGCTCACATTTTGTCCACAAGCTATAAAGAGGTGTGCATTCCAGAAATAGTCGGTGGCGGCAAGGAACCTTCCAGTGCTTGTGGCCTCTTGGAGCCGGGCAAACCGCCCGAGAGTGTGCCGTCCTACGGCGAACTCAACTCTTGTCCAGCAAAAGCAGCTGCCGATGACTATTTCCAGTGCAATACCTCCGGCGAGACGGTGCTCACGGCGCCGTCGCCTCTGGGAAAGAACAAAGAGGACCATGACACTCTGACCCTGgcagaaggggtgaagaagctgCCTCTGTCTGACAGGCAGACCCCGCTTTCCTCCAGGGAGCCTGTAGGGCACAAGGAGGAGTCGCCAAAGGGGCCAGGCGGGGGCCCGGCTGCTTCGGGCTCCGCGGCCGACGGGGTTGCCAATGGACGCCTCATCCAGCATCACAGCGCTGAACCCAGCAGCCTGGACAAGAGGAAAGAGATCTTCAGCAAAGACACACTGTTCAAACCTCTTCACAGCACCTTGTCTGTAAACAGCTATCACAAATCCAGCCTGTCCCTCCTCAAATCTCACCCGAAGACACCTGTGGACATACTGCCCAGCCGCTGTGAGAAGCTGGAGCCGTCCCTAGGGACCTCGGCGGCACAAGTCCTGCCGGCCCTCCAGCGTCAGCAGGAGTCCGGAGGGAACCAGGAAGCCTCGTTTGACTATTACAACGTCTCTGATGATGACGACTCGGAGGAAGGGGCGAACAAAAACACCGAGGAGGAGAAAAACAGAGATGACGTCGGCACCATGCAGTGGCTCCtcgagagggagaaggaaagagacttGCAGAGGAAATTTGAGAAGAACCTCACCCTCCTGGCCCCCAAAGAAACCGACAGCAGCAGCCACCAGAGGACCACCCACTCGGCACGCCTGGACAGCATGGACAGCAGCAGCATCACTGTGGACAGTGGATTCAACTCCCCACG CACTCGGGAGAGCCTGGCTTCCAACACGTCAAGCATTGTGGAAAGTAACCGTCGTCAGAACCCTACCTTGAGCCCGGCCCACGGCGGAGCTGGCCCGGCCTTCAACTTCCGAGCCAGTACGGACCCCCCAACCAGCGAAGCGGAGAAGTTACAGAAACCTTCCAACTGCTTGCAAGCTTCTGTGACGAGTGTGTGA
- the STOX2 gene encoding storkhead-box protein 2 isoform X6, with the protein MSPISQSQFIPLGEILCLAISAMNSARKPVTQEALMEHLTTCFPGVPTPSQEILRHTLNTLVRERKIYPTPDGYFIVTPQTYFITPSLIRTNSKWYHLDERIPDRSQCTSPQPGTITPSASGCVRERTLPRNHCDSCHCCREDAHSLHASTLQRKPAKDCKDPYCPPSLCQVPPTEKSKSTVNFSYKTETLSKPTKDGEKQSKKFGLKLFRLSFKKDKTKQLANFSAQFPPEEWPLRDEDTPTTIPREVEMEIIRRINPDLTVENVMRHTALMKKLEEEKAHRSKAGSSAHHSGRSKKSRTHRKSHGKSRSHSKTRVSKGDPSDGSHLEVPGDREYDFCDPLTRAPREGCFIIEHKGENFIMHSNASVLEPHFPMTPEWDVSGELAKRRTEMPFPEPSRGSSHSKVHRSHSHTQDRRSRNERSNKAKERSRSMDNSKGPLGASSLGTPDDLAEGCSQDDPTPIQSYIDDSTLRPAQATGHPRAHILSTSYKEVCIPEIVGGGKEPSSACGLLEPGKPPESVPSYGELNSCPAKAAADDYFQCNTSGETVLTAPSPLGKNKEDHDTLTLAEGVKKLPLSDRQTPLSSREPVGHKEESPKGPGGGPAASGSAADGVANGRLIQHHSAEPSSLDKRKEIFSKDTLFKPLHSTLSVNSYHKSSLSLLKSHPKTPVDILPSRCEKLEPSLGTSAAQVLPALQRQQESGGNQEASFDYYNVSDDDDSEEGANKNTEEEKNRDDVGTMQWLLEREKERDLQRKFEKNLTLLAPKETDSSSHQRTTHSARLDSMDSSSITVDSGFNSPRTRESLASNTSSIVESNRRQNPTLSPAHGGAGPAFNFRASTDPPTSEAEKLQKPSNCLQASVTSV; encoded by the exons ATGTCTCCCATCAGTCAGTCTCAGTTCATTCCACTCGGGGAAATCCTCTGCTTGGCCATCTCCGCAATGAACTCGGCACGAAAACCTGTCACCCAAGAAGCCCTGATGGAGCACCTGACCACGTGTTTCCCAG gtgtccccacccccagccaagaGATCCTGCGGCACACGCTGAACACGCTGGTGCGGGAGAGGAAGATCTACCCGACCCCGGACGGCTATTTCATCGTGACCCCCCAGACGTACTTCATAACGCCTTCCCTCATAAGAACTAACAGCAAATGGTACCATTTGGATGAGCGGATACCTGACCGGTCTCAGTGCACCTCCCCGCAGCCCGGCACCATAACGCCCTCCGCCTCGGGCTGCGTCAGGGAGAGGACCTTGCCCCGGAACCACTGCGACTCTTGCCACTGCTGCAGGGAAGACGCGCACAGCTTGCACGCCTCCACCCTGCAGAGGAAGCCCGCCAAGGACTGCAAAGACCCCTACTGCCCCCCGTCCCTCTGCCAGGTGCCGCCCACCGAAAAGAGCAAAAGTACCGTCAACTTTTCTTACAAGACAGAAACTCTCTCGAAACCGACCAAGGACGGCGAGAAGCAGTCCAAGAAGTTTGGGCTCAAGCTCTTCCGGCTCAGTTTCAAAAAGGACAAGACCAAGCAGCTCGCCAATTTCTCCGCCCAGTTCCCCCCCGAGGAGTGGCCGCTGCGGGACGAGGACACGCCCACGACCATCCCGcgggaggtggagatggagatcATCCGGCGGATCAACCCGGACCTGACCGTGGAGAACGTCATGCGGCACACGGCGCTCATGAAGAAGCTCGAGGAGGAGAAGGCGCATCGGAGCAAAGCGGGGTCCTCTGCCCACCACAGCGGGAGGAGTAAAAAGAGCAGGACGCATCGGAAGTCCCACGGGAAGTCTCGGTCCCACAGCAAGACGCGCGTCTCCAAGGGAGACCCGTCCGACGGTTCGCATCTGGAAGTCCCGGGTGACAGGGAGTATGACTTTTGCGACCCTCTGACGAGGGCCCCCAGGGAGGGCTGCTTCATCATCGAGCACAAAGGGGAGAACTTCATTATGCACAGCAACGCCAGCGTGCTCGAGCCCCATTTCCCCATGACGCCGGAGTGGGATGTGTCCGGGGAGCTGGCCAAAAGGAGAACTGAGATGCCTTTTCCTGAACCTTCCCGCGGGAGCTCCCACTCAAAAGTGCACCGAAGCCACAGCCATACCCAGGACCGACGGTCCAGGAACGAGAGGTCCAACAAAGCCAAGGAGAGGTCCAGGTCCATGGACAACTCCAAAGGCCCGCTGGGCGCGTCCTCTCTGGGGACGCCTGATGACCTGGCCGAAGGCTGCAGCCAGGACGACCCGACTCCCATCCAGTCCTACATCGACGACAGCACGCTAAGGCCCGCACAGGCCACGGGTCATCCAAGGGCTCACATTTTGTCCACAAGCTATAAAGAGGTGTGCATTCCAGAAATAGTCGGTGGCGGCAAGGAACCTTCCAGTGCTTGTGGCCTCTTGGAGCCGGGCAAACCGCCCGAGAGTGTGCCGTCCTACGGCGAACTCAACTCTTGTCCAGCAAAAGCAGCTGCCGATGACTATTTCCAGTGCAATACCTCCGGCGAGACGGTGCTCACGGCGCCGTCGCCTCTGGGAAAGAACAAAGAGGACCATGACACTCTGACCCTGgcagaaggggtgaagaagctgCCTCTGTCTGACAGGCAGACCCCGCTTTCCTCCAGGGAGCCTGTAGGGCACAAGGAGGAGTCGCCAAAGGGGCCAGGCGGGGGCCCGGCTGCTTCGGGCTCCGCGGCCGACGGGGTTGCCAATGGACGCCTCATCCAGCATCACAGCGCTGAACCCAGCAGCCTGGACAAGAGGAAAGAGATCTTCAGCAAAGACACACTGTTCAAACCTCTTCACAGCACCTTGTCTGTAAACAGCTATCACAAATCCAGCCTGTCCCTCCTCAAATCTCACCCGAAGACACCTGTGGACATACTGCCCAGCCGCTGTGAGAAGCTGGAGCCGTCCCTAGGGACCTCGGCGGCACAAGTCCTGCCGGCCCTCCAGCGTCAGCAGGAGTCCGGAGGGAACCAGGAAGCCTCGTTTGACTATTACAACGTCTCTGATGATGACGACTCGGAGGAAGGGGCGAACAAAAACACCGAGGAGGAGAAAAACAGAGATGACGTCGGCACCATGCAGTGGCTCCtcgagagggagaaggaaagagacttGCAGAGGAAATTTGAGAAGAACCTCACCCTCCTGGCCCCCAAAGAAACCGACAGCAGCAGCCACCAGAGGACCACCCACTCGGCACGCCTGGACAGCATGGACAGCAGCAGCATCACTGTGGACAGTGGATTCAACTCCCCACG CACTCGGGAGAGCCTGGCTTCCAACACGTCAAGCATTGTGGAAAGTAACCGTCGTCAGAACCCTACCTTGAGCCCGGCCCACGGCGGAGCTGGCCCGGCCTTCAACTTCCGAGCCAGTACGGACCCCCCAACCAGCGAAGCGGAGAAGTTACAGAAACCTTCCAACTGCTTGCAAGCTTCTGTGACGAGTGTGTGA
- the STOX2 gene encoding storkhead-box protein 2 isoform X4: protein MQTSCKTRKPGPRLESDVSPISMSPISQSQFIPLGEILCLAISAMNSARKPVTQEALMEHLTTCFPGVPTPSQEILRHTLNTLVRERKIYPTPDGYFIVTPQTYFITPSLIRTNSKWYHLDERIPDRSQCTSPQPGTITPSASGCVRERTLPRNHCDSCHCCREDAHSLHASTLQRKPAKDCKDPYCPPSLCQVPPTEKSKSTVNFSYKTETLSKPTKDGEKQSKKFGLKLFRLSFKKDKTKQLANFSAQFPPEEWPLRDEDTPTTIPREVEMEIIRRINPDLTVENVMRHTALMKKLEEEKAHRSKAGSSAHHSGRSKKSRTHRKSHGKSRSHSKTRVSKGDPSDGSHLEVPGDREYDFCDPLTRAPREGCFIIEHKGENFIMHSNASVLEPHFPMTPEWDVSGELAKRRTEMPFPEPSRGSSHSKVHRSHSHTQDRRSRNERSNKAKERSRSMDNSKGPLGASSLGTPDDLAEGCSQDDPTPIQSYIDDSTLRPAQATGHPRAHILSTSYKEVCIPEIVGGGKEPSSACGLLEPGKPPESVPSYGELNSCPAKAAADDYFQCNTSGETVLTAPSPLGKNKEDHDTLTLAEGVKKLPLSDRQTPLSSREPVGHKEESPKGPGGGPAASGSAADGVANGRLIQHHSAEPSSLDKRKEIFSKDTLFKPLHSTLSVNSYHKSSLSLLKSHPKTPVDILPSRCEKLEPSLGTSAAQVLPALQRQQESGGNQEASFDYYNVSDDDDSEEGANKNTEEEKNRDDVGTMQWLLEREKERDLQRKFEKNLTLLAPKETDSSSHQRTTHSARLDSMDSSSITVDSGFNSPRTRESLASNTSSIVESNRRQNPTLSPAHGGAGPAFNFRASTDPPTSEAEKLQKPSNCLQASVTSV, encoded by the exons GTGATGTATCACCAATCAGTATGTCTCCCATCAGTCAGTCTCAGTTCATTCCACTCGGGGAAATCCTCTGCTTGGCCATCTCCGCAATGAACTCGGCACGAAAACCTGTCACCCAAGAAGCCCTGATGGAGCACCTGACCACGTGTTTCCCAG gtgtccccacccccagccaagaGATCCTGCGGCACACGCTGAACACGCTGGTGCGGGAGAGGAAGATCTACCCGACCCCGGACGGCTATTTCATCGTGACCCCCCAGACGTACTTCATAACGCCTTCCCTCATAAGAACTAACAGCAAATGGTACCATTTGGATGAGCGGATACCTGACCGGTCTCAGTGCACCTCCCCGCAGCCCGGCACCATAACGCCCTCCGCCTCGGGCTGCGTCAGGGAGAGGACCTTGCCCCGGAACCACTGCGACTCTTGCCACTGCTGCAGGGAAGACGCGCACAGCTTGCACGCCTCCACCCTGCAGAGGAAGCCCGCCAAGGACTGCAAAGACCCCTACTGCCCCCCGTCCCTCTGCCAGGTGCCGCCCACCGAAAAGAGCAAAAGTACCGTCAACTTTTCTTACAAGACAGAAACTCTCTCGAAACCGACCAAGGACGGCGAGAAGCAGTCCAAGAAGTTTGGGCTCAAGCTCTTCCGGCTCAGTTTCAAAAAGGACAAGACCAAGCAGCTCGCCAATTTCTCCGCCCAGTTCCCCCCCGAGGAGTGGCCGCTGCGGGACGAGGACACGCCCACGACCATCCCGcgggaggtggagatggagatcATCCGGCGGATCAACCCGGACCTGACCGTGGAGAACGTCATGCGGCACACGGCGCTCATGAAGAAGCTCGAGGAGGAGAAGGCGCATCGGAGCAAAGCGGGGTCCTCTGCCCACCACAGCGGGAGGAGTAAAAAGAGCAGGACGCATCGGAAGTCCCACGGGAAGTCTCGGTCCCACAGCAAGACGCGCGTCTCCAAGGGAGACCCGTCCGACGGTTCGCATCTGGAAGTCCCGGGTGACAGGGAGTATGACTTTTGCGACCCTCTGACGAGGGCCCCCAGGGAGGGCTGCTTCATCATCGAGCACAAAGGGGAGAACTTCATTATGCACAGCAACGCCAGCGTGCTCGAGCCCCATTTCCCCATGACGCCGGAGTGGGATGTGTCCGGGGAGCTGGCCAAAAGGAGAACTGAGATGCCTTTTCCTGAACCTTCCCGCGGGAGCTCCCACTCAAAAGTGCACCGAAGCCACAGCCATACCCAGGACCGACGGTCCAGGAACGAGAGGTCCAACAAAGCCAAGGAGAGGTCCAGGTCCATGGACAACTCCAAAGGCCCGCTGGGCGCGTCCTCTCTGGGGACGCCTGATGACCTGGCCGAAGGCTGCAGCCAGGACGACCCGACTCCCATCCAGTCCTACATCGACGACAGCACGCTAAGGCCCGCACAGGCCACGGGTCATCCAAGGGCTCACATTTTGTCCACAAGCTATAAAGAGGTGTGCATTCCAGAAATAGTCGGTGGCGGCAAGGAACCTTCCAGTGCTTGTGGCCTCTTGGAGCCGGGCAAACCGCCCGAGAGTGTGCCGTCCTACGGCGAACTCAACTCTTGTCCAGCAAAAGCAGCTGCCGATGACTATTTCCAGTGCAATACCTCCGGCGAGACGGTGCTCACGGCGCCGTCGCCTCTGGGAAAGAACAAAGAGGACCATGACACTCTGACCCTGgcagaaggggtgaagaagctgCCTCTGTCTGACAGGCAGACCCCGCTTTCCTCCAGGGAGCCTGTAGGGCACAAGGAGGAGTCGCCAAAGGGGCCAGGCGGGGGCCCGGCTGCTTCGGGCTCCGCGGCCGACGGGGTTGCCAATGGACGCCTCATCCAGCATCACAGCGCTGAACCCAGCAGCCTGGACAAGAGGAAAGAGATCTTCAGCAAAGACACACTGTTCAAACCTCTTCACAGCACCTTGTCTGTAAACAGCTATCACAAATCCAGCCTGTCCCTCCTCAAATCTCACCCGAAGACACCTGTGGACATACTGCCCAGCCGCTGTGAGAAGCTGGAGCCGTCCCTAGGGACCTCGGCGGCACAAGTCCTGCCGGCCCTCCAGCGTCAGCAGGAGTCCGGAGGGAACCAGGAAGCCTCGTTTGACTATTACAACGTCTCTGATGATGACGACTCGGAGGAAGGGGCGAACAAAAACACCGAGGAGGAGAAAAACAGAGATGACGTCGGCACCATGCAGTGGCTCCtcgagagggagaaggaaagagacttGCAGAGGAAATTTGAGAAGAACCTCACCCTCCTGGCCCCCAAAGAAACCGACAGCAGCAGCCACCAGAGGACCACCCACTCGGCACGCCTGGACAGCATGGACAGCAGCAGCATCACTGTGGACAGTGGATTCAACTCCCCACG CACTCGGGAGAGCCTGGCTTCCAACACGTCAAGCATTGTGGAAAGTAACCGTCGTCAGAACCCTACCTTGAGCCCGGCCCACGGCGGAGCTGGCCCGGCCTTCAACTTCCGAGCCAGTACGGACCCCCCAACCAGCGAAGCGGAGAAGTTACAGAAACCTTCCAACTGCTTGCAAGCTTCTGTGACGAGTGTGTGA
- the STOX2 gene encoding storkhead-box protein 2 isoform X5, translated as MEPVQKGSGDVSPISMSPISQSQFIPLGEILCLAISAMNSARKPVTQEALMEHLTTCFPGVPTPSQEILRHTLNTLVRERKIYPTPDGYFIVTPQTYFITPSLIRTNSKWYHLDERIPDRSQCTSPQPGTITPSASGCVRERTLPRNHCDSCHCCREDAHSLHASTLQRKPAKDCKDPYCPPSLCQVPPTEKSKSTVNFSYKTETLSKPTKDGEKQSKKFGLKLFRLSFKKDKTKQLANFSAQFPPEEWPLRDEDTPTTIPREVEMEIIRRINPDLTVENVMRHTALMKKLEEEKAHRSKAGSSAHHSGRSKKSRTHRKSHGKSRSHSKTRVSKGDPSDGSHLEVPGDREYDFCDPLTRAPREGCFIIEHKGENFIMHSNASVLEPHFPMTPEWDVSGELAKRRTEMPFPEPSRGSSHSKVHRSHSHTQDRRSRNERSNKAKERSRSMDNSKGPLGASSLGTPDDLAEGCSQDDPTPIQSYIDDSTLRPAQATGHPRAHILSTSYKEVCIPEIVGGGKEPSSACGLLEPGKPPESVPSYGELNSCPAKAAADDYFQCNTSGETVLTAPSPLGKNKEDHDTLTLAEGVKKLPLSDRQTPLSSREPVGHKEESPKGPGGGPAASGSAADGVANGRLIQHHSAEPSSLDKRKEIFSKDTLFKPLHSTLSVNSYHKSSLSLLKSHPKTPVDILPSRCEKLEPSLGTSAAQVLPALQRQQESGGNQEASFDYYNVSDDDDSEEGANKNTEEEKNRDDVGTMQWLLEREKERDLQRKFEKNLTLLAPKETDSSSHQRTTHSARLDSMDSSSITVDSGFNSPRTRESLASNTSSIVESNRRQNPTLSPAHGGAGPAFNFRASTDPPTSEAEKLQKPSNCLQASVTSV; from the exons ATGGAGCCAGTCCAGAAAGGGTCAG GTGATGTATCACCAATCAGTATGTCTCCCATCAGTCAGTCTCAGTTCATTCCACTCGGGGAAATCCTCTGCTTGGCCATCTCCGCAATGAACTCGGCACGAAAACCTGTCACCCAAGAAGCCCTGATGGAGCACCTGACCACGTGTTTCCCAG gtgtccccacccccagccaagaGATCCTGCGGCACACGCTGAACACGCTGGTGCGGGAGAGGAAGATCTACCCGACCCCGGACGGCTATTTCATCGTGACCCCCCAGACGTACTTCATAACGCCTTCCCTCATAAGAACTAACAGCAAATGGTACCATTTGGATGAGCGGATACCTGACCGGTCTCAGTGCACCTCCCCGCAGCCCGGCACCATAACGCCCTCCGCCTCGGGCTGCGTCAGGGAGAGGACCTTGCCCCGGAACCACTGCGACTCTTGCCACTGCTGCAGGGAAGACGCGCACAGCTTGCACGCCTCCACCCTGCAGAGGAAGCCCGCCAAGGACTGCAAAGACCCCTACTGCCCCCCGTCCCTCTGCCAGGTGCCGCCCACCGAAAAGAGCAAAAGTACCGTCAACTTTTCTTACAAGACAGAAACTCTCTCGAAACCGACCAAGGACGGCGAGAAGCAGTCCAAGAAGTTTGGGCTCAAGCTCTTCCGGCTCAGTTTCAAAAAGGACAAGACCAAGCAGCTCGCCAATTTCTCCGCCCAGTTCCCCCCCGAGGAGTGGCCGCTGCGGGACGAGGACACGCCCACGACCATCCCGcgggaggtggagatggagatcATCCGGCGGATCAACCCGGACCTGACCGTGGAGAACGTCATGCGGCACACGGCGCTCATGAAGAAGCTCGAGGAGGAGAAGGCGCATCGGAGCAAAGCGGGGTCCTCTGCCCACCACAGCGGGAGGAGTAAAAAGAGCAGGACGCATCGGAAGTCCCACGGGAAGTCTCGGTCCCACAGCAAGACGCGCGTCTCCAAGGGAGACCCGTCCGACGGTTCGCATCTGGAAGTCCCGGGTGACAGGGAGTATGACTTTTGCGACCCTCTGACGAGGGCCCCCAGGGAGGGCTGCTTCATCATCGAGCACAAAGGGGAGAACTTCATTATGCACAGCAACGCCAGCGTGCTCGAGCCCCATTTCCCCATGACGCCGGAGTGGGATGTGTCCGGGGAGCTGGCCAAAAGGAGAACTGAGATGCCTTTTCCTGAACCTTCCCGCGGGAGCTCCCACTCAAAAGTGCACCGAAGCCACAGCCATACCCAGGACCGACGGTCCAGGAACGAGAGGTCCAACAAAGCCAAGGAGAGGTCCAGGTCCATGGACAACTCCAAAGGCCCGCTGGGCGCGTCCTCTCTGGGGACGCCTGATGACCTGGCCGAAGGCTGCAGCCAGGACGACCCGACTCCCATCCAGTCCTACATCGACGACAGCACGCTAAGGCCCGCACAGGCCACGGGTCATCCAAGGGCTCACATTTTGTCCACAAGCTATAAAGAGGTGTGCATTCCAGAAATAGTCGGTGGCGGCAAGGAACCTTCCAGTGCTTGTGGCCTCTTGGAGCCGGGCAAACCGCCCGAGAGTGTGCCGTCCTACGGCGAACTCAACTCTTGTCCAGCAAAAGCAGCTGCCGATGACTATTTCCAGTGCAATACCTCCGGCGAGACGGTGCTCACGGCGCCGTCGCCTCTGGGAAAGAACAAAGAGGACCATGACACTCTGACCCTGgcagaaggggtgaagaagctgCCTCTGTCTGACAGGCAGACCCCGCTTTCCTCCAGGGAGCCTGTAGGGCACAAGGAGGAGTCGCCAAAGGGGCCAGGCGGGGGCCCGGCTGCTTCGGGCTCCGCGGCCGACGGGGTTGCCAATGGACGCCTCATCCAGCATCACAGCGCTGAACCCAGCAGCCTGGACAAGAGGAAAGAGATCTTCAGCAAAGACACACTGTTCAAACCTCTTCACAGCACCTTGTCTGTAAACAGCTATCACAAATCCAGCCTGTCCCTCCTCAAATCTCACCCGAAGACACCTGTGGACATACTGCCCAGCCGCTGTGAGAAGCTGGAGCCGTCCCTAGGGACCTCGGCGGCACAAGTCCTGCCGGCCCTCCAGCGTCAGCAGGAGTCCGGAGGGAACCAGGAAGCCTCGTTTGACTATTACAACGTCTCTGATGATGACGACTCGGAGGAAGGGGCGAACAAAAACACCGAGGAGGAGAAAAACAGAGATGACGTCGGCACCATGCAGTGGCTCCtcgagagggagaaggaaagagacttGCAGAGGAAATTTGAGAAGAACCTCACCCTCCTGGCCCCCAAAGAAACCGACAGCAGCAGCCACCAGAGGACCACCCACTCGGCACGCCTGGACAGCATGGACAGCAGCAGCATCACTGTGGACAGTGGATTCAACTCCCCACG CACTCGGGAGAGCCTGGCTTCCAACACGTCAAGCATTGTGGAAAGTAACCGTCGTCAGAACCCTACCTTGAGCCCGGCCCACGGCGGAGCTGGCCCGGCCTTCAACTTCCGAGCCAGTACGGACCCCCCAACCAGCGAAGCGGAGAAGTTACAGAAACCTTCCAACTGCTTGCAAGCTTCTGTGACGAGTGTGTGA